One genomic window of Pseudomonas aeruginosa includes the following:
- a CDS encoding PaaI family thioesterase, whose protein sequence is MTDKKEQIARFIQREFPQTRVVVEAVGERSATVWQAVDASDLRPGGTVSGPTLMAIADVALYVAVLGEIGIVPLAVTTSLTINFLRRPAADRRVVAECRLMKVGKTLAMGEVSLFSEGDAEPVAHVVGTYSIPPAHRR, encoded by the coding sequence GTGACCGACAAGAAAGAGCAGATCGCCCGTTTCATCCAGCGCGAATTTCCCCAGACCCGGGTCGTGGTCGAAGCCGTCGGCGAGCGTAGCGCCACGGTCTGGCAGGCGGTCGACGCCAGCGACCTGCGCCCCGGCGGCACGGTCTCCGGGCCGACCCTGATGGCCATCGCCGATGTCGCGCTGTACGTGGCGGTGCTGGGCGAGATCGGCATCGTCCCGCTGGCGGTGACCACCAGCCTGACCATCAACTTCCTGCGGCGTCCCGCGGCGGACCGCCGGGTGGTCGCCGAGTGCCGCCTGATGAAGGTCGGCAAGACCCTGGCGATGGGCGAGGTCTCGCTGTTCTCCGAAGGCGACGCGGAACCGGTCGCCCATGTGGTCGGCACCTACTCGATCCCGCCGGCGCACCGCCGCTGA